The Marinilongibacter aquaticus genome has a window encoding:
- the avs1c gene encoding AVAST type 1 anti-phage system protein Avs1c, which yields MITPNNRKEFERHIDILAESIERKTFQLPPSRRILRGLLSAKQLPNKRISFLTIDESTRLLANSLANFDRPEFKNRKNAR from the coding sequence ATGATTACTCCAAATAATAGAAAAGAGTTCGAACGGCACATTGATATTTTAGCTGAAAGTATTGAAAGAAAAACATTTCAATTGCCACCTAGTCGAAGAATATTAAGGGGATTGTTAAGTGCGAAACAATTACCCAATAAAAGAATTAGTTTTTTAACTATTGATGAATCTACTCGATTGTTAGCAAACTCTTTAGCTAATTTTGATAGGCCAGAATTTAAAAACAGAAAAAATGCCAGATAG
- a CDS encoding ATP-binding protein, protein MERGETQNIEYKQAWRDEYLKWICGFANAKGGHIYIGIDDTGNIIGVDNYKKLMEDIPNKSVNHLGLVVDVNLHAAEGKNYLEIIVPISNVPIAYHGVYHYRSGSTKQELKGIALQNLLLNKMGKKWEDMAVEGITFSDLKGNSIQAFIIKAIEKDRIPSNTLNISKETLFKNLGLLTEQGQLTNAAVLLFGENLIKVSVTASFKIGRFGKSSHDLLFQDIVETNIFEMADKIIEILKAKYLVRPISYKGLERMEPLEYPETALREAILNAIIHKDYSSTYTFLRVYDDRLHLWNPGTLPEELTIDKLKQEHSSYPRNRNIANAFFKAGYIESWGRGINKIIDACKEAGLPEPVIEEDQGGVSVIFLKDIYTEEILKTYNLESRHIKALLFIKDNGRINNKQYQELFEISKRMVSYDLQMLVDRSFITKIGSTGKGTYYILQRGNKGAKSPLKGQ, encoded by the coding sequence ATGGAAAGAGGAGAAACTCAAAATATAGAATATAAGCAGGCATGGAGGGATGAATACCTGAAATGGATTTGTGGTTTTGCCAATGCAAAAGGAGGACATATTTACATTGGTATTGATGATACTGGAAATATTATCGGCGTAGATAATTATAAAAAGCTAATGGAAGACATTCCAAACAAGTCTGTTAACCATTTAGGACTTGTGGTTGATGTGAATCTCCATGCGGCTGAAGGAAAAAATTATCTTGAAATTATTGTTCCGATTAGTAATGTACCAATTGCTTATCATGGAGTTTATCACTACCGAAGCGGAAGCACCAAACAAGAACTTAAAGGAATTGCTTTACAGAACCTGTTGCTCAATAAAATGGGAAAGAAATGGGAGGATATGGCTGTTGAAGGAATAACATTTTCCGACCTTAAAGGTAATAGCATTCAAGCATTTATTATTAAGGCAATTGAGAAAGATCGTATTCCTTCAAACACACTAAACATTAGCAAAGAAACGCTATTCAAAAACCTCGGACTCCTTACAGAACAAGGGCAGCTAACAAATGCCGCCGTTTTATTATTTGGGGAAAATCTAATTAAGGTATCGGTAACGGCAAGTTTTAAGATTGGACGATTTGGAAAATCCAGCCATGATCTTTTGTTTCAGGACATAGTTGAAACCAACATTTTTGAAATGGCTGATAAAATAATCGAAATCCTTAAAGCCAAATATTTGGTTAGACCTATTTCCTATAAGGGATTGGAGCGTATGGAACCGTTGGAATATCCAGAAACGGCATTAAGAGAAGCAATATTGAATGCTATTATTCATAAGGATTATTCCAGTACATATACCTTTCTTCGGGTGTACGATGACAGATTACATTTATGGAATCCGGGAACTTTACCAGAGGAATTGACAATTGATAAACTAAAACAAGAACATTCGTCCTATCCAAGAAATCGAAATATAGCCAATGCATTTTTTAAAGCTGGTTATATCGAATCTTGGGGAAGAGGGATAAATAAAATTATTGATGCCTGTAAAGAAGCTGGATTGCCTGAACCGGTAATTGAGGAAGATCAAGGTGGAGTAAGTGTTATTTTTCTAAAAGATATTTATACAGAAGAAATTCTGAAAACATACAATCTTGAATCTCGACATATTAAAGCTCTGTTATTTATAAAAGACAATGGTCGGATTAATAATAAACAATACCAAGAACTTTTCGAAATCTCCAAGAGGATGGTGTCTTATGATTTACAAATGCTTGTTGATAGGAGTTTTATAACCAAAATAGGTTCCACCGGAAAGGGAACCTACTATATTCTCCAAAGGGGCA
- the avs1c gene encoding AVAST type 1 anti-phage system protein Avs1c → MPDSRKEFEYNMYMFLEKLERGQVHISRSNTRTIKGIINARYAPNKRVNLHTIDEMARLMANSIANMMQHKQLKPEDEGEE, encoded by the coding sequence ATGCCAGATAGTAGAAAAGAATTTGAATATAATATGTATATGTTTTTGGAAAAGTTAGAAAGAGGTCAGGTACATATATCTAGGTCTAATACCAGAACTATCAAAGGTATTATCAATGCTAGATATGCACCTAATAAAAGAGTTAACCTTCATACAATAGATGAAATGGCTAGATTAATGGCAAATAGCATTGCCAATATGATGCAACACAAACAATTAAAACCAGAAGATGAGGGAGAGGAGTAA